Genomic window (Salvelinus namaycush isolate Seneca chromosome 27, SaNama_1.0, whole genome shotgun sequence):
AGAAAGTGGTTAACCCCTATGTCACAGCGAATAACCGCTACGGCTACCAAAATGGCGCCAGTTACACCTGGCAGTTTGAGGCTCGCAAGGCCCAGATCCTCAAATGCATGGAGTGCGGGAGTTCCCACGACACCCTGCAACAACTGACAGCCCACATGATGGTCACAGGACACTTTTTGAAAGTGACCAACACAGCGTCCAAAAAGGGGAAGCAGTTGGTGTTTGACCCCCTGGTTGAGGAAAAGATACAGTCCATTCCTCTCCCGCCGACCTCTACACGACTGCCTGCTCCCAATGTGAAGTCACAGCCCGATTCTCCTCTCCTGCACTCCTCCCACACTGAAGAGAAAAGGGAGGAACATGAGAAAATGGAGATGAGTGAACCAGAGAATAAGATCAAAGAAGAGAAAGAGGATCTGACTGAGAAAAGTGAGAAAGCTGGCAAGGCTGGACATTACAAGTATCTCACAGAGGAAGACCTGGAAGAGACTCCCAAAGGAGGTCTGGATATCCTGAAGTCCTTAGAGTTCACAGTGTCAAGTGCAATCAGCAAGGCCCAGACTGGGACGCCCACCTGGGGTGGTGCTGGCTACCCTAGCATCCACGCTGCCTACCAGCTCCAGGGGTCTCTGAAGTCCTCAATGCAGAGTGTCCAGGTGGTTCAACCCTTGTTCAGCACTAGCAGCTTGAAGGTGATGGCCTCTGACTCCAGCAATCTGATCCATTCACCGGTCAGTCATTCCCCACCTCCAAGACACAAGAACAATGTGCTTGCCATGGAGGAGCTGGTGGAAAAAGTCACAGGGAAGGTCTCTGTGAAGAAGGAGAAGGACGAGAAGGCCTCAGAAAATAAATGCAAAGTGAGCTCTACCAAGTCATCGTCCCCACTGTCCAAGGAGAGGAAGGGGTCACCCATGCCGGATAGCTTCAACAATCCGGTGAAAAACATTGATGTAGAGGATAAGAGCGAGCCtagaagcagagagggagaggcaaaAGACAGCAAAGCGGATCCGCCAATGAAGAACGGAACAGATGTGCCAAAAACGGTAGTCGGCAATGGCTGTAACAGCTTGGGAATCATCACGGATCATTCACCTGAGCAGTCTTTTGTCAACCCTCTCAGTGCGTTGCAGTCCATCATGAACAATCACTTGGGAAAGGCCTCAAAGACAGCCACCCCCTTTCTAGATCCTCTGGCAATGCTGTACAAGATCAGTAACAACATGTTGGAGAAGCCCATGAACAACTCCAATCAGGTCAAGCAAGTTGAGTCAATCAATCGATTCTATGACAATGATGACCAGCCCATGGACTTGACAAAATCCAAAAACACGAATGGACGTACCGCTAACAGCACCTCCACTACGCCGAACAACAATAACAACTGTAATACCAATAACAGCAACAGGCCTATTCTCTCAAGCTTGTCTGAATCTCTCTCGTCCCCTTTACGGGAAAATGCTTTGATGGACATCTCCGACATGGTCAAGAACCTGACCGGCCGTCTGACACCGAAATCGTCCACCCCATCCTCCATCTCTGAGAAATCTGACGCGGACAACAGCGCCTTCGAGGATGGCTTGGAGGAGCTCTCTGCATTCCAGAAAAGGAAAGGCCGGCAGTCCAACTGGAATCCCCAGCACCTCCTCATCCTTCAGGCCCAGTTTACCTCCTGTCTCCAGGAGACGTCTGACGGCAAGTTCGTCATGACTGACCTCGGCCCCCAGGAGCGGGTCCATATCTGCAAGTTCACTGGTCTCTCCATGACCACGATCTCCCATTGGCTGGCCAATGTCAAGTaccagctgaggcggacaggcgGGACAAAATTCCTGAAAAACATTGACTCGGGCCAGACCCTGTTTCTGTGCAGTGACTGTGCCTCTCAGTTTAGGACTCCTTCCTCTTACATAAACCATTTGGAGTCCCACTTAGGCTTCAGCATGAAGGACATCTCAAAGCTTTCCATAGATCACCTTAGAGAGCAGCAGGCAGTTACCAGAATGATAACGGAGAAAACGTTCAGTTCCCTGGGACTTAATGAGGAAGACTCATGCTCTGTATTTCAGTGCAAGCTGTGCAATCGGACCTTTGTCAGCAAGCATGCAGTCAAACTGCACCTTAGCAAAACGCATGGCAAGTCTCCGGAGGACCATCTGATCTTTGTCACTGAACTAGAAAAGTTTGATAAAGCATAAATGAGCTGGACAAAAGCTGATGATATGACTGATTCCTGAATCGTTGCACTATATCTCAATACTGCACTGCATCTTAACTGAGACTTTGGAATCAGTCCGAAGTAACTGCTGTCATAAAACTGGGCCATGTTCTGTTTtggattttatttaatttttaaatTGAACACACATTTTGCAGATTATTTATATGATCTTTTGTCTGTGCATGTTTTTCAGtgaattaaagggatactttgggattttggcaatgaggctacttatctacttccccagagttcaatgaactcgtggataccatttttatgcttctatgtccagtatgaaggacgtTTGAGGTAGTTTCTCGAGCCAATGCTacctagcgttagcgcaatgactggaagtctgtgagtatctgctagcatgctagttcatctgactctggggaagtacaCTAAACAAAAATTTAAACgcgacatgtaaagtgttggtcccatgtttcatgagctgaaataaaagatccatgaaatgttccatacgcacaaaaatattaatttcaaaaatgttgtgcgcacatttgtttacatcccggttagtgagcatttctcctttgccaagatattccATCTACCTAacaggtgttgcatatcaagaagctgattaaacagcatgatcattacacaggtgcaccttgtggtggggacaataaaaggccactctaaaatgtgccattttatcacataatgccacagatgtcccaagttttgagggagtgtgcaattggcatgctgactgcaggaatgctgttgccagataatttaatgttaatttctccaccataagccaacctccaatgttgttttagagaatttagcagtttgtccaactggcctcacaaccacagacaaaGTGTAACAacgccagcctaggacctccacataCAGCTTCACCTGTGTGATCGTCTGGGAggggtatttctgtctgtaataaagcccttttgtgaggaaaaactcattctggttggctgggcctggcttccaAGTAGCCCACCCATTCCTAGTCGTGTGAAAtccgtagattagggcctaatgaatttatttaaattgactgatttccgtatatgaactgtaactcagtaaaatcttttaaattgttgcctGTTGctttatgttgcgtttatattttcgtTCAGTATAGATAAAGGGCATAATTTCCAAAATcacaaagtatccctttaagatgaAACTAACATTTAAAAGAAATGTTGAACAAAACCACAAATTCTGCAAATATATGATCGATATGAAGGTGTTTAGTTGTTTACAACTAATCAAAAATCAATTAGGATTTCTGCACTTTACATGAGTGCTTTTGGGGTAATATGATGAGGTATACATTAGGGTTGTTAAAATAAACTCTATGGCAAGATGACATTTAGACTCTCTTCTCCTGATCACCTCAACATTGCGTAAGGGATGTAACATTTTAAAGGATGACGTGTAGGTCAAATGGCAAACTACAGAAAGAACAGAATACTCATTTGTTTAGCTTTTCTCTGCATACAGTATTTGTTTCACTAATCAAGTATTATTTAATGCTGGTATTGAAATATTTGCTTTGATACCACGTTTCTTTGTATTGTGTGCAGTTTCAGTTTCAACTTGTAAATTAAGTTTAAAAAGGATACATACATAAATGATCAGCAAGCGTGTGTAAATGTATGTCATCATATCTTGCTATTTGCTGCAGCTCAACATTTGTACTGTGTGCATTTTTATATTGTCATTTTATAGAGAAATATGGAAAAAATATACAATTAACTATATATAGGTATAAatagtatatacagtgccttcagaaagtattcagaccccttgactttttccacattttggtaggttacagccttattttaaaatgtattaaattgttttttagccactcatcaatctacatataATACCCCATGATTACAAAGCAAAACAGGATTTTAtaaaatgttgctaatttattacaaataaactgaaatatcccatttacataagtattcagaccctttactcagtactttgttgaagcacctttggcagcaattacagaatCTAGAACCTAGAATCTTCTtgtgtatgatgctacaagcttttcacacctgtattttgggagtttctcccattcttctctgcagatcatctcaagctctgtcaggttagatggggagcgttgctgtgcagctattttcgggtctctccagagatgtttgatcgggttcaagtacaggctctggctgggccactcaaggacattcagagaattgtcccaaagccactcctgcgttgtctaggctgtgtgcttagggtcgttgtcctgttggaaggtgaaccttcgccccagtctgaggtcctgagcgctctggagcaggttttcatcaatgttctctctgtactttgctccattcatctttgtctcgatcctgactagtctcccagtccctgcttctgaaatacatccccacagcgtgatgctaccaccaccatgcttcaccgtagggatggtaccaggtttactccagaagtgacgcttggcattcaggccaaagagttcaatcttggtttcatcaagaccagataatcttgtttctcatagtctgagaatctttaggtgccttttgggaaactccaagcggactgtcatgtgccttttactgatgagtggcttccgtctagccactaccataaaggcctgattggtggagtgctttagagatggttgtccttctggaaggttctccaatctccacagaggaactctggagctctgtcgggttcttggtcacctccatgaccaaggcccttttccctcgattactcagtttggccaggtggccagctctaggaagagtcttggcgattccaaacttattccatttaagaatgatggaggccattgtgttcttggggaccttcaatgctacataaTTTTTtgggtacctttccccagatctgtgcctcgacacaatcctgtctcggagctctacggacaattccttcgacctcatggtttggtttttgctctgtgggcccttatatagacaggcgtgtgcctttccaaatcatgtccaatcaattgaattttacacaggtggactccaagttgtagaaacatctcaaggatgatcaatggaaacaggataaacctgagctcaattctcataggaaagggtctgaatacttatgtaaataaggtttaaatttgcaaaaaaattgaaaaacctgtttttgctttgtcattatggagtgttgtgtgtagattgctgaggatttgtatttatttaatccattttaggataaggctgtaacgtaaaaaaaaaaaaaggaaaaagtcaaggggtctgattagtTTCCGAtggcactgtatactgtatatatactgtagagCCAGAACATGTCCTTTTTTTCAATGAAAAGTAGGTCCTTCAGTGTGGTTTACATAATTAAATGTATCTACGCAGGCATCTCTTCTGGTGCATGGTACTGTATGTCAAAATAAACATGCAATGCACAAGAAATTATACATTTCAATGTTGTATCATTAATACTGTTCAAAATTCTATCCTCTAAATCACAAAAGTATTGTTTTGTTTCTGCAATTGTAAAATAAACTTTAAACCTGTATTCTGCTTTGTTATTTATCTTGGAGATTTTTTTAACAAGGCAATGTAGCATCAGGAAAACATTGATTTACTCTTAATGGATATATCAATTCTCGGCTTGAAGGTAACCAGACCCTCAGCAAAAATGTGTTTTAAGTGGTCAAGACATGACCTTTCGTATGTAGTTTGTCTATCACTGATTAGAGACACTCATATTGACTATTTCACATTGTATATTTTGTGTTAGCCTCTTAAAGACACACACCAATGAGCATTAATAGAGTCACAGCAACGAGGGAATTTGTCTCCTGGACCAACAAAAAACAAGATGCACTTTGAAGAGATTTGAAATGACAATGTGTTCGACATACTAGTGATTTTAGCATCATAGCGCctgttaaccttttactgcagtgggctaaattagGGTCACACAGAGGTATTCTTAGTAGTcttaaatctactttgaaacaaaagtatacacctcacacatatGGTTATGtgcttaacccttgtgtagtcttaacattctgtctactccccttgtcctaaggataagaaatgacccgccttcactaaacccctaaaataaagcagcttaattaaATGTTAAACCCCAAATATATTTTGCATGAaaaaacaacctgtcattcatcacaaactttgtgaatatctgggttgtCCCTCTTCACAattgcagaaagactgcatttaatcagtggacaccactcatttttttataacacacctgtcataattgttttctttactaaagtagaggtttaatattattatcattattattgctcaaggtactgcataggtgtaaactttcattttttttgcaaaagatagcacttgtatagcctaagaaagtagcagaaatgtgcagaaagtagctttgaatgcattttattgaagggaaacaagtcttgaacttttttggcaacattGTGATTTATTCTtttatactgtacaatgaggaattcaactacaaatactagtcttctcccattttttaaccattgcccccacccatgaggtgtataaacaacagcaataaataagaataaaataagataatagatacaaaacaaaaatgtgaagaacataaatcaatcaactctaattagcacatgtaggacaatatgcaagtgtgtgtgcatggactttgcagatgtatttctgacatttgcagcacatagtatttgttttacagtccttctttggggggcaaATTGGCAtttcctcctcttgcctgccccagctgcagcctcaggtggatcaggacaagattcagccccctgaacagctttcacaagcgctgcagaggctgctgtgcgagggaggcgctcccttctttgaatgtgtggggctacaatgccttttccagttgctccaggaacaccctcctcttgttccgcttatcaggcatccaggtagggttgatcttgttccatatcatgaaggaattgtatgaggacacatcaattaTGTTAttgaagatgaccaggggccagcgggcagtcatcatCCTACAGCTGTCCAGGTTGGCCACgtctcctttgttgtggttgaagtccaggatgatggctggcttcctgtcctcacgatgactgatctcagccgttttgtgcagtgtgctcaggagggcCACATTCTtattcctctttgggaggtaagaaactagagtggtggtgggggtgaaggcaaactttgatgagaaggcctctctccccttTGTTGTGAagagtgcaggggggagctcaggcttgttctttctaactgtgccaaccatggtgatcttcctcttcaggagctgctggctgagttcaatcagtagcacacataatctcaatttctcattgtgtgtgtgtctttgtggtttttgtggtgtgtaaatgattttGACCcaaagacaatctttgtaccctggttgtgtacagctttcatggaaatatgaacaaaggccaTGTTTCTtattttctaatgttggggtcactaggaaaagtcatcaaatttcaagttgaaaaaatataatgTTGGTGGGTTTTCTCTGATGTTTTacatagtggcgggtcatttttgacccttaagagggttaaaaaaagaagacacctgtaccatgtcagatatgaGTTGAAATGTATAACAATTTGAGTTTGCATACCAAtaatacactttatatacatcacagaggactgaaatatataaaaatatatatataaacatctttattaattatgaaattatacaAAATATTAACATaacccatgaggccaaagagggcgcttttggtcactgactgcaggaaagggctaatCTTCTCTATCTTCTCATAGCAGATAGCACTTTGTTGGTTCTGGTGATGGCCTCCCTCTTTTGTTAAGGATCTTAGCATGGTCCTTAGTACTTAGACTATGTAAATCACTGTAATCGTAAGTAACGCCACAATGCAGCTACCTGTGGAGCGGACAGCAACATTGGGAGATAGGCACAGTTTAAGCAGATGTGCATGGCTTGCCTCGTGCGATCCCCAAATGGATTATTTGGTAAATGTCAGTTTCCTTTCGGGAATCCAACGTTTACTTCTGTCAACTCAATTACGGACAAATTATGTGTCATGGACACAGGGCCAcagaaaaaataacaataatgggTATGAGAGCAAATATGCATTGAGTGCACGATCATCTCAAACGCTCTTTTACttgaacagacaaacacagttGTCAATCGAATAATATTACGAATCTCTGTTGAATGTCATGGATTGGTAATGACAGATGTCATAACATAGTCATAAGTGTTATGTATGTCATATGCGGCAAATCTTTGTTTAAATAGTATCACATTTACCACAATCTGACTGGTGGAGAAATAAACTTGTTATTTTGATGATTGCAATGTCTAATATTCCTCTGCCCAATCCAATGATTGAGTTAGATGGAACTGGTAACATAAACATTGTATATTACAGTGAGAGATGAGTTTCTTTGTCAATAACATCTGACTACTTGGGAAAATCAGAACTCAAAGACTTGACGCTCAgcacatttaatcctagtaggaATAGCTTCAAATTTAAGTTACCAGAGGAAATGGGAATATACAGTAGGCTTAGTCACTTCTCTCACCGAAATACAGAGAATAAGGGGTATTGTCATTAAAATCAGGATTTGCGAGGGACTTAACAGTTTCAGGTGTATTATAAAATTAAGCCTCCAATTTTTCTGAGCCACCTGGGGACTTGATAAA
Coding sequences:
- the LOC120022313 gene encoding teashirt homolog 1-like — translated: MSCLMSLFSLILCFSAYGDEDEFKADDKIDEEHLQDDGLSLDGQDGEYLCNEDDDAGDQFSFQNSPFSNGTNPDAGYASPLSDTSDQLTDFQSTRSKDGLDKEEAVRGGEDHLKIPNGLSLQDSLAQMKAVYANLISDASWSSITKDMLRSNSNSNKVISVISNSNGSSHKGSNGIANSNTIRLVNNNNHTNSSSNTSAPTNTTSNTTARSTANTNNNGTGVSTGSTGGVTYDWHQAALAKTLQHTPYNLLPEPSLFSTVQLYRQHNKLYGPVFTGASKFRCKDCSGAYDTLVGLTVHMNESGHYRDDNKDKEEERGKRWSKPRKRSLMEMEGKEDAQKVLKCMYCGHSFESLQDLSVHMIKTKHYQKVPLKEPMPALTSKLVPPTRKRAFHDLVSPCSPESVHNTPGVHLGETTKDQKVVNPYVTANNRYGYQNGASYTWQFEARKAQILKCMECGSSHDTLQQLTAHMMVTGHFLKVTNTASKKGKQLVFDPLVEEKIQSIPLPPTSTRLPAPNVKSQPDSPLLHSSHTEEKREEHEKMEMSEPENKIKEEKEDLTEKSEKAGKAGHYKYLTEEDLEETPKGGLDILKSLEFTVSSAISKAQTGTPTWGGAGYPSIHAAYQLQGSLKSSMQSVQVVQPLFSTSSLKVMASDSSNLIHSPVSHSPPPRHKNNVLAMEELVEKVTGKVSVKKEKDEKASENKCKVSSTKSSSPLSKERKGSPMPDSFNNPVKNIDVEDKSEPRSREGEAKDSKADPPMKNGTDVPKTVVGNGCNSLGIITDHSPEQSFVNPLSALQSIMNNHLGKASKTATPFLDPLAMLYKISNNMLEKPMNNSNQVKQVESINRFYDNDDQPMDLTKSKNTNGRTANSTSTTPNNNNNCNTNNSNRPILSSLSESLSSPLRENALMDISDMVKNLTGRLTPKSSTPSSISEKSDADNSAFEDGLEELSAFQKRKGRQSNWNPQHLLILQAQFTSCLQETSDGKFVMTDLGPQERVHICKFTGLSMTTISHWLANVKYQLRRTGGTKFLKNIDSGQTLFLCSDCASQFRTPSSYINHLESHLGFSMKDISKLSIDHLREQQAVTRMITEKTFSSLGLNEEDSCSVFQCKLCNRTFVSKHAVKLHLSKTHGKSPEDHLIFVTELEKFDKA